The following are encoded in a window of Cucurbita pepo subsp. pepo cultivar mu-cu-16 chromosome LG12, ASM280686v2, whole genome shotgun sequence genomic DNA:
- the LOC111806419 gene encoding uncharacterized protein LOC111806419, whose translation MCFAIFEQNSPCAIFQFYNSYPPNQQPPELTRLMMLSSPENQLDVGTIDCAAFVSIDSQRFRYVLNLFRNIEKVDVAIMPSKVIFRSPGRTMFLYTEDKQCIIGGIGAGKELGFPISLNPTTFFNDFITIVDRVWLYLTTKRVSVIAAPIDLNVRIETYFIPSSV comes from the exons ATGTGCTTCGCTATTTTTGAACAAAACTCACCTTGCGcaatctttcaattttacaaTTCTT ATCCTCCTAACCAGCAACCGCCGGAGTTAACTCGTCTAATGATGCTATCAAGTCCAGAGAATCAATTGGATGTAGGAACCATTGACTGTGCTGCCTTTGTCTCAATTGATTCACAACGGTTCAGATACGTTTTAAACCTGTTTAGAAACATTGAGAAAG TTGATGTTGCTATCATGCCTTCAAAAGTGATATTCAGAAGTCCAGGAAGAACTATGTTTCTTTACACAGAG GATAAACAATGCATAATTGGTGGCATTGGAGCTGGGAAAGAGCTTGGATTCCCAATCAGCCTCAATCCCACcacattttttaatgatttcatAACGATTGTGGATAGGGTTTGGTTGTATCTCACAACTAAACGTGTTAGTGTAATCGCTGCCCCGATTGACTTGAATGTTCGAATCGAGACCTACTTCATACCGAGTTCGGTTTAG
- the LOC111807722 gene encoding uncharacterized protein LOC111807722 isoform X1, with protein MDFKCSKAKLTVIVSRPSPTPSIIELQTMPQFFTHFFCNKPFHSSMSVNDYYDILFDMKQTDFDLIAMSHWEGNAYLKFIFFSPSRCDGCEALLPLLLAHEEFDVGVINYGIFVSIDLRKFTLFGMFLNDATHVTVTISNSEVKFSRGGEEFTLEQERKECIIGGVEEGDETQFEIITNETEFFNNLSRWSKAKRVWFFKSNDNGHGVIIIPIGLYARYLIYSSEGPNT; from the exons ATGGATTTCAAATGCTCGAAGGCCAAATTGACCGTAATTGTCTCACGCCCTTCCCCAACTCCCTCCATTATAGAGCTTCAAACCATGCCTCAATTCTTCACCCATTTCTTCTGCAATAAGCCTTTCCATTCCAGCATGTCGGTCAACGATTACTACGATATTCTCTTCGATATGAAACAAActgattttgatttaattgCTATGAGTCATTGGGAAGGCAACGCTTAcctaaagtttatatttttcagtCCTTCCC GTTGTGATGGGTGTGAAGCTCTCTTGCCATTATTGTTAGCACATGAAGAATTTGACGTAGGCGTAATCAACTATGGAATCTTTGTCTCCATTGATTTACGAAAATTCACATTATTTGGGATGTTTTTGAATGATGCTACACACG TTACGGTCACTATATCGAATTCAGAAGTGAAATTTTCTCGAGGAGGAGAGGAGTTTACTCTAGAACAAGAG AGAAAAGAATGCATAATTGGAGGCGTTGAAGAAGGAGATGAGACTCAATTTGAAATCATTACCAATGAAACagaatttttcaataatttgagCCGTTGGTCAAAAGCAAAAAGAGTATGGTTTTTCAAGTCAAATGATAATGGTCACGGTGTAATCATTATCCCTATTGGTTTGTATGCTCGATATTTGATCTATTCTAGTGAAGGACCAAATACTTAA
- the LOC111807722 gene encoding uncharacterized protein LOC111807722 isoform X2, which produces MLEGQIDRCDGCEALLPLLLAHEEFDVGVINYGIFVSIDLRKFTLFGMFLNDATHVTVTISNSEVKFSRGGEEFTLEQERKECIIGGVEEGDETQFEIITNETEFFNNLSRWSKAKRVWFFKSNDNGHGVIIIPIGLYARYLIYSSEGPNT; this is translated from the exons ATGCTCGAAGGCCAAATTGACC GTTGTGATGGGTGTGAAGCTCTCTTGCCATTATTGTTAGCACATGAAGAATTTGACGTAGGCGTAATCAACTATGGAATCTTTGTCTCCATTGATTTACGAAAATTCACATTATTTGGGATGTTTTTGAATGATGCTACACACG TTACGGTCACTATATCGAATTCAGAAGTGAAATTTTCTCGAGGAGGAGAGGAGTTTACTCTAGAACAAGAG AGAAAAGAATGCATAATTGGAGGCGTTGAAGAAGGAGATGAGACTCAATTTGAAATCATTACCAATGAAACagaatttttcaataatttgagCCGTTGGTCAAAAGCAAAAAGAGTATGGTTTTTCAAGTCAAATGATAATGGTCACGGTGTAATCATTATCCCTATTGGTTTGTATGCTCGATATTTGATCTATTCTAGTGAAGGACCAAATACTTAA